A single genomic interval of Pangasianodon hypophthalmus isolate fPanHyp1 chromosome 8, fPanHyp1.pri, whole genome shotgun sequence harbors:
- the selenok gene encoding selenoprotein K isoform X1, with protein MVYVSNGQVLDSRTRSPWSLSFLSDLFWGIVEFIGLFFQTLVQPDLSKDGTQTSSSRFSDGRGPPGFPGRRRMGRINHGGGPSPPPMGGGUGR; from the exons ATGGTGTACGTGTCCAACG GTCAAGTCCTGGACAGTAGGACACGGTCGCCATGGAGCCTGTCTTTCCTGAGCGATCTCTTTTGGGGTATAGTGGAGTTCATCGGCCTGTT CTTTCAGACCCTCGTCCAGCCAGATCTGTCAAAAGACGGGACTCAAACTTCATCGTCACGCTTCAGTGATGGAAGAGG TCCTCCTGGTTTTCCTGGACGGAGACGTATGGGCAGGATAAACCACGGTGGAGGCCCAAGTCCTCCTCCAATGGGTGGTGGATGAGGAAG GTAA
- the selenok gene encoding selenoprotein K isoform X2, with protein sequence MVYVSNGQVLDSRTRSPWSLSFLSDLFWGIVEFIGLFFQTLVQPDLSKDGTQTSSSRFSDGRGPPGFPGRRRMGRINHGGGPSPPPMGGGUGR encoded by the exons ATGGTGTACGTGTCCAACG GTCAAGTCCTGGACAGTAGGACACGGTCGCCATGGAGCCTGTCTTTCCTGAGCGATCTCTTTTGGGGTATAGTGGAGTTCATCGGCCTGTT CTTTCAGACCCTCGTCCAGCCAGATCTGTCAAAAGACGGGACTCAAACTTCATCGTCACGCTTCAGTGATGGAAGAGG TCCTCCTGGTTTTCCTGGACGGAGACGTATGGGCAGGATAAACCACGGTGGAGGCCCAAGTCCTCCTCCAATGGGTGGTGGATGAGGAAGGTAA
- the selenok gene encoding selenoprotein K isoform X3, whose amino-acid sequence MVYVSNGQVLDSRTRSPWSLSFLSDLFWGIVEFIGLFFQTLVQPDLSKDGTQTSSSRFSDGRGPPGFPGRRRMGRINHGGGPSPPPMGGG is encoded by the exons ATGGTGTACGTGTCCAACG GTCAAGTCCTGGACAGTAGGACACGGTCGCCATGGAGCCTGTCTTTCCTGAGCGATCTCTTTTGGGGTATAGTGGAGTTCATCGGCCTGTT CTTTCAGACCCTCGTCCAGCCAGATCTGTCAAAAGACGGGACTCAAACTTCATCGTCACGCTTCAGTGATGGAAGAGG TCCTCCTGGTTTTCCTGGACGGAGACGTATGGGCAGGATAAACCACGGTGGAGGCCCAAGTCCTCCTCCAATGGGTGGTGGATGA
- the actr8 gene encoding actin-related protein 8, translating into MTQAEREQENEKEKDKEREKDKEKEQRGVKRPIVPPVIPEPLQEQIQTNFVVVISPGSQSLRIGRATDTLPLTLPHVIARRHKQPGQARYEDAWLIREGLNRPESGEQRQNGLKMVDQAIWSKKMSSGARRTPVSAEQARVYNRQIRPAVLDPNSRQKWTNTVHQPEYLVGDEALHVNPTDCYSLHWPIRRGQLNVHSGPGGSLTAVLADLETIWSYAIQKLLEVPLKDLKYYRCILLIPDIYNRQHVKEVVNMLLVKMGFSAIIVHQESVCAAFGSGLSSACVVDVGDQKTSVCCVEDGVSHRNSRLCLAYGGSDVTRCFFWLMQRAGFPYRECQLGNRLDCMLLQQLKETFCHLDQDICGLQDHEFRTRFPESPVILYKLRLGDEKLQAPMALFYPAAFGIVGQKMTTLQHRSQGAPEDPHDEHYLLSTQSKQDQSSKSMERKGLPKPSGFEGESSSQGGDQTERGNQDVELGHSQGEALPSGADPEDMPSVLLSRKSAMTQFEGKALGLDKAILHSIDCCASDETKRKMYSSVLVVGGGLLFHGAQEFLQHRILNKMPPSFRRMVENVEVITRPKDMDPRLTAWKGGAVLACLDTTQELWIHQGEWQRFGARMLRERAAFVW; encoded by the exons ATGACACAAGCAGAGAGGGAgcaggaaaatgaaaaagaaaaagataaagagcgagaaaaggacaaagaaaaagagcaacGAGGAGTCAAAAGACCGATTGTTCCTCCTGTTATCCCAGAGCCTTTACAAGAG CAAATTCAGACCAATTTCGTGGTGGTGATCAGCCCTGGATCGCAGTCCCTCCGCATAGGCCGAGCTACAGACACATTGCCGCTTACTCTTCCACATGTCATTGCCCGTAGACATAAACAGCCAGGTCAGGCACGCTATGAGGATGCATGGCTAATAAGAGAAGGCCTGAAT AGACCAGAGAGTGGTGAGCAGCGGCAAAATGGTCTCAAGATGGTGGACCAGGCCATCTGGTCTAAAAAGATGTCCAGCGGGGCCAGAAGAACTCCAGTGTCTGCGGAACAA GCTAGAGTGTACAACAGGCAGATCCGTCCAGCTGTTTTGGATCCCAACTCGAGGCAGAAATGGACAAATACCGTTCACCAGCCAGAGTATTTAGTAGGAGACGAG GCATTACACGTGAACCCCACAGACTGTTACAGCTTACACTGGCCTATTCGTCGTGGTCAGCTGAATGTCCACAGTGGGCCTGGAGGCTCTCTGACTGCTGTATTAGCAGACCTGGAAACCATCTGGTCATATGCCATTCAGAAACTTTTAGAAGTTCCTCTCAAAGACCTGAAG TACTACAGATGCATCCTCCTGATTCCAGACATCTACAATAGACAGCATGTGAAAGAAGTGGTCAATATGCTCCTCGTTAAGATGGGCTTCTCAG caATTATCGTACACCAGGAGTCAGTGTGTGCTGCATTTGGCAGTGGACTGAGTAGTGCATGTGTGGTAGATGTGGGTGATCAGAAGACCAGCGTGTGTTGTGTGGAGGATGGCGTGTCCCACCGAAATTCCAG GCTTTGTCTTGCATATGGAGGATCTGATGTGACGCGCTGTTTCTTTTGGCTGATGCAACGAGCAGGCTTTCCTTACCGAGAGTGCCAGCTAGGCAACCGACTGGACTGCATGTTGCTGCAGCAGCTTAAGGAGACTTTTTGTCACCTTGACCAG GACATATGTGGATTGCAAGATCATGAGTTTCGCACTCGCTTCCCAGAATCCCCAGTGATCCTCTATAAGCTGCGGCTCGGTGACGAGAAGCTACAG GCTCCCATGGCTCTGTTCTACCCTGCTGCATTTGGAATTGTGGGACAGAAGATGACCACTTTGCAGCACCGTTCCCAGGGAGCTCCTGAGGATCCACATGATGAACACTACCTACTAAGTACTCAGAGCAAACAAGACCAA TCTTCTAAATCCATGGAACGGAAGGGTCTCCCTAAGCCTTCAGGCTTCGAGGGTGAATCCAGCAGTCAAGGAGGTgaccagacagagagaggaaaccaAGACGTGGAGCTTGGCCATTCACAGGGAGAGGCTCTGCCGAGCGGAGCTGACCCAGAAGACATGccttctgtccttctgtccAGGAAGTCAGCAATGACCCAGTTTGAAGGCAAAGCTCTTGGACTGGATAAAGCTATTCTGCACAGCATCGACTGTTGTG catcagatgagaccaagaggAAGATGTACAGCTCTGTGCTGGTGGTGGGTGGTGGACTCCTGTTTCATGGCGCGCAAGAATTCCTTCAGCATCGCATTCTCAACAAAATGCCTCCATCTTTCCGCCGTATGGTTGAGAACGTAGAGGTCATCACACGGCCAAAG GACATGGACCCTCGGCTCACGGCTTGGAAGGGTGGAGCAGTGTTGGCGTGTCTGGATACCACCCAGGAGTTATGGATACACCAGGGAGAATGGCAGAGATTTGGTGCACGCATGCTCCGTGAAAGAGCAGCCTTTGTATggtga